The region TTCGTGAAAGTATCCATAAATACTCTTTTGTTGGTTCACTAACAACTGCATAAGAGTAATCATTAGCTAACATAATAACCCAATAATCTCCATAAAAAGGCCAAAAGAAAGTCACCTTTAGTTTTGAGTTTTTATTATCAACTTTTATAGCTTCACCAATTGCTTCTTTTTTCTCATTTGTTGTTATATCTTCACATCTATTTATAACTTTGATATTTTTATTTTCATTGATAGAGTATGTGGCACTTACGTTTTTACAGTTTTTTTCAAAAAAGTGTTCATATCTAGCTATTTCGTACCATTTACCAAGATATTCTTGTAGGTCTAAGTTATCAACACTTTGTATTCTTGGGTCTTTATTCGCACAGCCTGTTAAAAATAGTAAAACAAATAGTAAAGGGAGTATATATTTCATATTTTGCCTTTTTATTTTATTTTATAGTTTTTTTAAGATTTTTAGTATCATTTTAATGTCTATTTATAAAAATTCTGTCATATATGTTCTATATATAAAAGGAACAAAATTTTGTTGGCATCTTTTATTTTCTCTTGATTCTATTGTAACTGCATTAAAAAATCTATTCCATAGTTTTGTAAATTTTTCTTCATTTAGTGAAAGTGTAGGTTGCTCAAAATCAACTACTTTTTCTATTGAAGTTTTTTGCTCATATTTTACAAATGCAAGTTCTCTTTTTAAATCGTGTATTATAAAGTTTTGATTGTTTAGTCTTTTAAAAAAGTGTTTACCAAGAAAATAAACAAGGTTATGTTTTGTATCTATTTTTGCATATAAAGTATTATCTTCTAACTCTTCAAACCTTGTAAATCCATACATTTTATGAACACTTCTAAATAGTTCTTTTTCAAGGTTTTGTAAATAAAAAACTTCTTTATTGTTTATATTAAAAAGTTCATTTTTGTCCTTGAAACCTATAATAATATAGTGCAAAAGAGTTAACTCAAACTCTTTTGTATCACACATAAAGATATTAAAGATTAAATCAAAGTTCTTTTTGTCAAACTTTTGTTTTATAGCAGTTAATACTTTATTTGATTTTTCAATATCTGTTTTTATCTCAAGTATTTCATCAAGAAGTAGAGTATTTGGAAACTCTTTTAGTATATTTTGTGGTTTTAGTTTTTGGTAATATACTTCATAAACAAGAGTTAAAAATCCTTCAAAAGTTCCATCATAAACTAGTATCATAATTCACCTGTTATTGAAGAGTATTGTAAATCAAAAAGTGAGGGTTGCTTTACTTTTGTATTGATTTTAGATGTTAAAAGGGCGGTTTTTATTCTATCTTGTTCTAAGGGAACTTCTCTTTGGTATTTGCCTTTACAAGTTATAAAATACCTAGCTCTTTTTAGGGAGATTTTTAATTTTATTAAGTCATCAAAATCTAAAGATTTAAATCTTCTAGCTTTAAGTATTTTAAACACTCCTCTAACTCCAATGCCAGGGATTCTAAGAAGTTCATCTTTTGAAGCTTTGTTTATCTCCATAGGAAAGTATTGTAAGTTGTTTAAAGCCCAAAATGTTTTTGGGTCTACATCTTCATCAAGATTTGGATTTCTATCATCAACTATCTCATCCCAAGAAAAATCATAAAATCTTAAAAGCCAATCAGCTTGATAAAGTCTATGCTCTCTAAGTAGTGGAGGTTTTGTAACTATAGCTGGTAGATTTTTGTCATCATTTATAGGAATATAAGCACTATAATAAACTCTTTTTAAAAGAGCTTTATCATATAAGACAGAACTTAGTTTTAAGATATCTTTATCACTCTCAGGTGTTGCTCCAACTATTAGTTGCGTACTCATTCCTATAGGTTTTGTATCTTTTTCTAAACTAATATCTCTGGCATATTTTAAAGGTTGTAGGACACTTTCTCTTGATTTATTTGGAGCTAAAAGTTTCAAAGATTTATCACTAGGAAGTTCAATATTTGAGCTAACTCTATTTGCTAAAGCAACTATTTGCTCTATAATCTTTTCATCAGTTCCAGGTATTAGTTTTACATGAATGTAGCCATTAAAATGGTATTCATGTCTTAATATTTTCAAAGCTCTTAAAATCAAGTTTGAAGTGTGGTCTTCACTATCTATAATACCACTACTTAAAAATAAACCTTCTATATAATTTCTTTTATAAAAATTAATAGTAATATCAGCAAGTTCCCTTGGTGCAAATGCAGCTCTTGGTATATCGTTTGATTTTTTATTTATACAATAAGCGCAATCATAAATGCAAAAATTTGTCAAAAGTACTTTTAGTAGCGATACACATCTTCCATCCGCTGTAAAGGTATGACAGATACCGCTTTTATGTGTTGCACCAATTTGTCCTGTTTTATAGTTGTTATCGCTACCACTTGAACTACATGATACATCATATTTAGCACTGTCTGCTAGTATTTCCATCTTCTCAAAAATATCTTTTTTCATACAGATATTTTAACTTTTTATTTTTAGTATTTTAGTTTTTATTGCAGTTTGCAATATTATAATAAATTTTGTATAATATTATTAAATATAAGGAATAGTTTTAATGGCAAATACTAAAAGAAGAATAATTTATACTGATGCTACAAAAAGTAAAGAAAATCAGTTTAAAGTTGGGTTATATGATCCCGAAATTAATTTAACATACACTCTATTATTAAAAGAGAATGTTAATAATGTTAATGAAGCAGAAAAATATGGAATTTTATATGCATTATATTATATTAACAGAAATCAATTAGAAAATGCACATATCTTGAATGATAGTTTATCTAGTGTTAATGATAAAAAGTTAAAAAAACTTGCTACTTATTTAAGTATTCAAATCTCTTGGATACCAAGAGAAATAAATTTAGTTGCAGATAAAATCGCTAGATTAGAGCCTACTCAAAAAGAAGAAGTATGGTACGATTTGTCATTGTTGAATAATTTAATTCATGAAAAGCATTTAGAAAAATAGATTAAATTAATGTATTTTATAATCATACGTTAGTTTGTAGTATCCAAAAGAGATTTTAGAAACTAGTTTTAGAAAATAAAAAAGTAAATCTTTTGGTTTTTGGTAAGAGATATGTTTAAACTCTTTGTTGGTGTTGTATTTATACTGATAATAGGTAAATAAAAACAAGGAATATTTGTTTTTACTTGTTATTGCAAAACTTACTGTTTCACCTCTAGCACAAGCTTTTGTTACCTCTTTTATATCATAAAGAGTTTTATTTTGATTATTCATTGTTTTCTAAAATCTCATTTCTTAATTTTTCAATTGCAAACTCTTTATTTTTTGCTTCAACCATAATATCTATATCTTTAGTATCTTCTTTAAACATATTTTTTAGTTCAATAAAATCTTTTAAGAATATCTCATCTCCATGTTTCCCAAATCTTCCTTCACCTTTAGAAGATAAATGAATTTTAGGTCTTTTCTCTCCCCATGTTTTTAATATATCTTTTGCTTCAAAACTGCTTGGGTTTAGACTATGATGATAGATATCAAAAACCATAGGAATAGAGCAAAAATTACAAATATTTAATATCTCATTTGCAGTATATATTTTCTCGTCATTTTCTAAGGCCAATCGTTTTTTTAGCCATGAGTTTTCTTCTATTGTTTTTATTAATCTTTCTATTGCTGAAGCTTTATCTCCATATACTCCACCACCATGGATTAAAACTGTTCCTTCATTATTTATACCTAATTGATCAAAAAGCCAAAACACTCTTTCTAACTCCCTTAAAGAGTTTTGTACAACCATCTCATTTGGTGAGTTTAAAACTGTATATTGTCCTGGATGTATAGTTATTCTTGTACTATATTTAAATATTTTTTCTTTTGTTTCTTCTAAAATATATTTAATACTTTCCAGCCAAGAATCTTCAAAAAGATTGTGAGATAAAAAAGGGATAAAACTATTTCCTAATCTAAAAACCTTATAATCTTTAGCTTCACAATAATCTAATAATTTAACCAACTCTTCAGCATTTTGAAGAAGTTTTTTTTCAATATTTTCATATTTTAGATTTTTTAAATTTATTGTTCTATTTGTTGATAAAGAGTTATCACTTAATGAGCAAAATAATCCAAATCTATACATTACCATGGTCCTTGAAATCTAATTGGTTTAAAATCAACCCTTTTTTTATGTTTTGTAATTCGTCCTTGTACTCTTTTTCTCCATCTTTTATATGCTTTAGGAGATATAAACTCTCTCATCAAATTTTTTATCTGATTTTCAGATAAATCAAATTGAGTTTTTATTACATCAAAAGTTGTTCTGTCTTGCCAAGCCATCTCAACTATTCTGTATTTTTCTTCATTTGTTAAATGTAAATTTTTCATTTGTAAAACAACCTTATAAATCCAAAAAGGAATAAAACTATTGAAACCTCTTTAGGCTCAAATCCATAAAGAAGATAAAAAATTGAAGCAAATATAAAACCAAAAGAGATAAAACTACTTTTCATATACTCTTTAGAGATTTTAAATATATACTCCATTTGGTTTTTTGAAACTTCAACTTCAAGTGTACCTTCACTAGCTTTTTTTATCATAGTTTTAAAATCTTTTGTAATAAAAGGTAACTCTTTAAACTCTTCAATTATAGTTTCAGTTATAGATTCTTTTGCTCCAATTGCTTTTGGAATATTTTTAATAAGTAAAGGCAAAATATCTTTTACACCATTAAAGTTTTCAATATATGTAGTTCCCAAGCCTTCAATAATAGCACTAACTCTTAAAATATATATAGCATCACTTGGAAGTTTAAATGGTAAATCTCTAGTACCTTCTAAAACATCAAAAGCTAAGGTTTGCATAGATTGACTGTCAAGACTATCATTTGAAAAAATATCAAACATTTTTGAAGTGAACTCTGCTAATTGTGCAGTTGGAGCTTCATAAGCTATTGTTCCTAATCTTTTACTTGCACTAATATATGTTTCATAGTCTTGTTCATTTGCTGCTTTTATAAGTTCAATAATTGCAACTCTTTTTTCATTTGGAACTGTTTTTACCATACCAAAATCTAAAAGTATCAATTCCCCTTTAGTATTAACCAAAAGATTACCAGGGTGTGGGTCTGCATGAAAGTATCCATTTATAAGCATTTGTGTTGTGTAAAAGTTTACTAAATTTGAGATGATTTTTTTAAAATCAATATTGTGTTTTAGGATATTTTCTTTATCATCAAATCTAAATCCCTCTTCAAAACTCATAACTAAAGCATCATCACAAGAGTATTTTCTGTAAGCTTTTGGAAATCTAATTTTCTCTTTTTTATACACTTTTTTAAAATTTTTCAAGTTTTGTAACTCTTGATTTAAACTAACCTCTTGAACAATCATTTTAGAAAACTCAGAGATAACTGCATCAATGGAGTTTTTGGTATATGAAGAGAATAGGGGATTAAATAATTTATTAAAAAAATTGATTATTTTGATATCTGCTAATACTTGTTTTTTTATCCCATATCGTCTTAATTTAACTGCAACTTTTTTATCATTTTGTAAGTAGGCAATATGTACTTGTCCTATAGAAGCAGAAGCTATTGGTTCTTTATCAAACTCTTTAAATATATCTTTGTCTTTAAAAGCTGTATTAAAAACTTCATTAAATCTTTTCTCTTTCATAGGAGGAATTTGGTCATGCAAAGATTTTAACTCTTCTAAATACTCTTTTGAAAAAAAGTCAGCTCTAGTTGCTAATACTTGGGCTAGTTTGATAAAACTTGCACCCAAATCAAGGATATATTTTCTCAATCTTTTAGGTGATAAAGGTTTAAAAATTAAAAATCTATTTTTCTTTTTTATAACCATATAGATTGTTAATAAAAATAAAAAGACTTTGTATACCCTAAATGGTGAATAATTTTTGATAATTTATCCTTTTATCTTTCGTATTGGCTCTGGCATTGGTTTAGAGAAGTAGTAACCTTGCATATAATCAACACCAATATCTTTTATTGTTTCTAACTCATAAGCTGTTTCAATACCTTCAGCTAATATCTCAATACCATTCTCTTTTGATAAGTTATATAAAGCTTTATAAACCGAAAGTTTTAGTTCGTCACTATCTATATTTTGTATAATATTTCTATCTATTTTGATAATATCAGGTTTTAAATCAATAATTCTATTTAAGCCAGAATAACCTTCTCCCACATCATCTAAAGCGATTTTAAATCCCTCATTTCTATAATATTCTAATATGGTTTTTAAATGCTTTTGATCTCTAACATTTTCTGTTTCAACAACTTCAAAGATTATATTTGATGGATCAAACTCTAGTTGTTTTGCCCACTTTACTGTTGATTTTAAACAAAATTCTGGGTCATATATTGTTGTTGGTATAAAGTTGATAAATATCTTTTTGTCTATTTTCTTTGTGGCAGCAGTTTTTAAGGCACTCTCTCTGCAAAGTCTGTCTAGATTAAAGTTCATATCATTTCTTGTTGATTTTTTAAAAAGTTTATCTGGATACATCAACGAACCATCAGGATTTACACCTCTAATTAAACATTCATAACCATAGATTGAATCACTTTTAGATTCAATGATTGGTTGAAAGTGTGAAGTTAAGGATTCATTGTTTATTACATCAAAGAAATCTTTATCATCTATTAGATTTAAAAATCTTTGCATTGGTTTTGCATTTAAAACTGTTTTATAAGAAAAACCAACATCTTCATATTCTATAAAAAGTTTGATATCTTCTGTTTCTAGTTGATTAAAGTTTGATTTTATGGCATCTATATTTGAATAAAAAAAATCTTTTGTATTATCAGTTTTTATATAGTGTAAATCGTGCACTTTATAAACATCTAATCCTAGTTTCATTAAAAAGATTCTACTTTTAGACATTAGTTCATCATATTCACTAATAAAATAGATTTTTGATGGTAGATTTGAAAATCCAAATTTTTGATTACATTTATTGCAAGCCATAATTTACTCCTATGGTTCTAAACGATATATTTCCCAATTATTGTCAATAAGTTCATAAACAAATCTATCATGTAGTCTGTTTAAACCACCTTGCCAAAATTCAAAATATGTTGGGACAATCTCATATCCACCCCAAAAAGAAGGAAAAGGAACTTCCCCTTTTGCAAATTTTTTTCTCATCTCATCAAATTTTGTTTCAAGAACTGTTCTTGAGTTTACCACTTGACTTTGGTGGGAAACCCAAGCTCCAATTTGACTACCCCTAGGTCTAGATAAAAAATATTTCAAAGACTCACCCTTTGAGATTTTTTTTATAGTCCCTTCTATTCTTACTTGCCTTTCTAAACCAAGCCAAGCAAAGTGGGCTGAAACATAAGGGTTTTGTTCTATTTGCTCTGATTTCTTACTATTATAGTTTGAAAAAAATCTAAATCCTGTATTATCATACATTTTAAGAAGAACAGTTCTTTGAGATGGTTTCAAATCAAGTCCAACTGTACTTAGTGTAAAGGCATTTGGTTCTATTAGTTTTGCTTCTAAAGCATTATTAAACCAAGTTTCAAATTGTTTGAAAGGATTTTTATCTAAATCCTCTATTTCCAAACCCTTTGAAGTGTATTCTTGCCTCATTTTTGACAAATCTGCCATATTATTCTCCACTATTTTTCTAACTCTTCTTTAAACTTTTTCAAATCTTTCTTTGTAACTAAACCTAATTCATTAATTAGTTCTTTTAGATGTCCTCGAAGCTCTTTTTTGATTTTTTTATCTTCAAGTTTCCCTTTTTTTTCTAATCTTTTTAAGAAATCTTTGGCATCTGATTTTTTTATTTTGCCTTTTTTCTCAAGAATCTTTACTTCATCCTCAATTTTTTCCCTCAATAAAGAACCTGCACCAACTGTTGTAAGAATTAATTCTCTTAACATGATTTCTCCTTTTTAATTTTATTTCTTATTTTATATCTTTAAAACACTTTTTTGTACTAAAAATATGTAACTTTATCACTTAAGATCAATATCTTTTAATATAATATCTTCTATAAAATCAGATTTACCA is a window of Halarcobacter sp. DNA encoding:
- a CDS encoding TIGR03915 family putative DNA repair protein; translated protein: MILVYDGTFEGFLTLVYEVYYQKLKPQNILKEFPNTLLLDEILEIKTDIEKSNKVLTAIKQKFDKKNFDLIFNIFMCDTKEFELTLLHYIIIGFKDKNELFNINNKEVFYLQNLEKELFRSVHKMYGFTRFEELEDNTLYAKIDTKHNLVYFLGKHFFKRLNNQNFIIHDLKRELAFVKYEQKTSIEKVVDFEQPTLSLNEEKFTKLWNRFFNAVTIESRENKRCQQNFVPFIYRTYMTEFL
- the uvsE gene encoding UV DNA damage repair endonuclease UvsE, whose product is MYRFGLFCSLSDNSLSTNRTINLKNLKYENIEKKLLQNAEELVKLLDYCEAKDYKVFRLGNSFIPFLSHNLFEDSWLESIKYILEETKEKIFKYSTRITIHPGQYTVLNSPNEMVVQNSLRELERVFWLFDQLGINNEGTVLIHGGGVYGDKASAIERLIKTIEENSWLKKRLALENDEKIYTANEILNICNFCSIPMVFDIYHHSLNPSSFEAKDILKTWGEKRPKIHLSSKGEGRFGKHGDEIFLKDFIELKNMFKEDTKDIDIMVEAKNKEFAIEKLRNEILENNE
- a CDS encoding lipocalin family protein; translated protein: MKYILPLLFVLLFLTGCANKDPRIQSVDNLDLQEYLGKWYEIARYEHFFEKNCKNVSATYSINENKNIKVINRCEDITTNEKKEAIGEAIKVDNKNSKLKVTFFWPFYGDYWVIMLANDYSYAVVSEPTKEYLWILSRTKSLPKSTKDMILKKLKDLDFDTSKLIWTIQE
- the pdxH gene encoding pyridoxamine 5'-phosphate oxidase — encoded protein: MADLSKMRQEYTSKGLEIEDLDKNPFKQFETWFNNALEAKLIEPNAFTLSTVGLDLKPSQRTVLLKMYDNTGFRFFSNYNSKKSEQIEQNPYVSAHFAWLGLERQVRIEGTIKKISKGESLKYFLSRPRGSQIGAWVSHQSQVVNSRTVLETKFDEMRKKFAKGEVPFPSFWGGYEIVPTYFEFWQGGLNRLHDRFVYELIDNNWEIYRLEP
- a CDS encoding putative DNA modification/repair radical SAM protein, with amino-acid sequence MKKDIFEKMEILADSAKYDVSCSSSGSDNNYKTGQIGATHKSGICHTFTADGRCVSLLKVLLTNFCIYDCAYCINKKSNDIPRAAFAPRELADITINFYKRNYIEGLFLSSGIIDSEDHTSNLILRALKILRHEYHFNGYIHVKLIPGTDEKIIEQIVALANRVSSNIELPSDKSLKLLAPNKSRESVLQPLKYARDISLEKDTKPIGMSTQLIVGATPESDKDILKLSSVLYDKALLKRVYYSAYIPINDDKNLPAIVTKPPLLREHRLYQADWLLRFYDFSWDEIVDDRNPNLDEDVDPKTFWALNNLQYFPMEINKASKDELLRIPGIGVRGVFKILKARRFKSLDFDDLIKLKISLKRARYFITCKGKYQREVPLEQDRIKTALLTSKINTKVKQPSLFDLQYSSITGEL
- a CDS encoding TIGR03643 family protein yields the protein MKNLHLTNEEKYRIVEMAWQDRTTFDVIKTQFDLSENQIKNLMREFISPKAYKRWRKRVQGRITKHKKRVDFKPIRFQGPW
- a CDS encoding EAL domain-containing protein, with product MACNKCNQKFGFSNLPSKIYFISEYDELMSKSRIFLMKLGLDVYKVHDLHYIKTDNTKDFFYSNIDAIKSNFNQLETEDIKLFIEYEDVGFSYKTVLNAKPMQRFLNLIDDKDFFDVINNESLTSHFQPIIESKSDSIYGYECLIRGVNPDGSLMYPDKLFKKSTRNDMNFNLDRLCRESALKTAATKKIDKKIFINFIPTTIYDPEFCLKSTVKWAKQLEFDPSNIIFEVVETENVRDQKHLKTILEYYRNEGFKIALDDVGEGYSGLNRIIDLKPDIIKIDRNIIQNIDSDELKLSVYKALYNLSKENGIEILAEGIETAYELETIKDIGVDYMQGYYFSKPMPEPIRKIKG
- a CDS encoding AarF/UbiB family protein, which encodes MVIKKKNRFLIFKPLSPKRLRKYILDLGASFIKLAQVLATRADFFSKEYLEELKSLHDQIPPMKEKRFNEVFNTAFKDKDIFKEFDKEPIASASIGQVHIAYLQNDKKVAVKLRRYGIKKQVLADIKIINFFNKLFNPLFSSYTKNSIDAVISEFSKMIVQEVSLNQELQNLKNFKKVYKKEKIRFPKAYRKYSCDDALVMSFEEGFRFDDKENILKHNIDFKKIISNLVNFYTTQMLINGYFHADPHPGNLLVNTKGELILLDFGMVKTVPNEKRVAIIELIKAANEQDYETYISASKRLGTIAYEAPTAQLAEFTSKMFDIFSNDSLDSQSMQTLAFDVLEGTRDLPFKLPSDAIYILRVSAIIEGLGTTYIENFNGVKDILPLLIKNIPKAIGAKESITETIIEEFKELPFITKDFKTMIKKASEGTLEVEVSKNQMEYIFKISKEYMKSSFISFGFIFASIFYLLYGFEPKEVSIVLFLFGFIRLFYK